GTGGGGTTTGATCTGACCCCTGTTTCCTTTTGGTGCAACACAGCTTGTGGAGTCTGTGCCTAACACAAAGGCTGATGTGCCAGGCTGGTGGCTGAGAGACTCTGAGAACTGCAAAGGCTTTTAGCAGAGGGAAGTGAGaagcccagctgccagcagaaatGTTGGTGCTGATCAGCAGGAAGAACAGGACACGTTATTgccatgttccagtacttaaaagttggctacaaagaagatggagactccctgtttacaaggagtgACATGGATAAGACCAGgagcaatgggcacaagttgctcctgagGAGATTTTGATTGGGCACAAGAGGTAAATATTTCACCATGAGGATAGTCAAACATTGGAATGATCTCCCAGGGAAAGTGCTGGATTCCCCTGCTTAGAAGTTTTATCTCATATAAACTACAGTGTTACCTAGAAGGGTTGGATcagatgatccctgaggtcccttccaatctgacattctatgatttgtgCTGAGAAAAGTGGGAACATTTGAGACCCAGGTACATATTAATTCTGCTTAATAACAAGGGAACATCTCCTGCTGTCTACTGGAGTGGGTGTCTGCACAAAGAAACTTGTTCCCAAAACTTCATGTGCTGTGTGATCCCCATTGTGGGCAAAGCTTCAGCCCCCACCAACTTACACCTCCTCTGGCTGTTTCGACAGAGAATTTGCTCTTGATTTGTAAACTGAATCACATCAAGAATTTCTCCTCGTCTCAGCGGCAGGTTCTTCCCTCCACCCCTCTTCTCTGTTGCTGCGGGGTCGACCATCATCTGAGTCAGGACACTGATGCTTCCttcaaactgaaacacaaacggaagagctgcagctcagcccctgtcccagggcacTGTGACCTGGGCCACTCCTACGTCTCTCCCttagaagcagcagctccctctgtaGGCAAATTGATCCGATCTGGTGATGGTTCAGGTCTGACCTGGGTATCAGCTGATTTCTGTGGACCAGAGCTCCTCTTTGCTATTGCCTTGGGCCCTTTCCAGGAGCTGAGGTGGACATTAGAAGGATAAACAATTGCTTGTTGTGTTTACCttgaatttcttctgaaattccctgtctgccttctcttccttcttgcaTTCCTTGAGCGTCATTGGCTTCATCTTCTGGGAGACATGGGCTTCTCTGCAGAGGTGTTGTGAGTCACAGGAAAGCTCAGGTGACCCCACgttctgctccctcccttccccttctcccacccTGGCTCCTGCCCCATCACATTTTCCTGCACCAGCTCTCCCCCCATGCCCAAAGGTGCCTCcctccagggctgctggagctctTGGCCCACATTTAAACCTGCCATGTGTGTTCTTCACCATGGGATTTTCTACTGCAAGCGCTGCAGACACCATTAAACCACAACCTCTGTCAAAGCAGCAAGGAGCCCTGACCATTTTGGGATTCTTAAAAAGAGTAAAATCCCCTATTTACCTCTGTGCAGCTGCCAGGAAAGCAACCCTGTTAGAGGCTTGACCAGCACCACCACCTGTAAAACCAAACCCAGGGAGAGGACCTACAGTGAGGCTGCTGTGAGGTGCAGATACCCACTGAGACAGGACACAAGGCTGAAACAGCAGCAAGAGCTTTCTCCTGGGATCAAACCCTCAGTTTGCACATTGAGTGTGGAGGGGATCAGGGCTTCCAATGCCcatttaaaaggcagaaaagaaatcCTTCACCCCACTGTGGATGGGAGCAGTGGCCTCAGCATGGGCTCCACTGCTGCCCATGGCTGGCTGGGGGCTTGAGgctctctgagctgcagcacttCCCCCAACCAGCATCTCAGCCTCTCCTGTACCCACCTCCTCTGGGGTGGGGATGTGCTGGCAGCCGGGACATGGAGGGCAGCAGAAAATCTTGGCTTTTCCTAAGGAAACCAACGGGCTCTACATCATCATATATCTCATCTTCATCCCTGTGACGAGGCAGACAACAATTAGGAAGCCCCACTGCAGTGGCAGCAGTGGGGGCCAAGGGTAGGATGAAGGCTGCATGGGGATGGTGGACAACAGGAGGTTGGACTGGCTGTGGGCTGGCCCTGGGTCTGGGACAGAGCAGAACAACATCCtggggggcagaggaggggcAGCAGAGTGTGATGGCAGCAGCCAGACCTATGCAGGAATGGACATGGAGCTGCCTGCACAAGGTGCTGTCCCACCATGGGCTCTGAGAGCAGGCAGAAAAACCCAAGGAccttctttctgtttcctcttgtgCCATTCCCACTGGGTGAGGACAGCCTGAAAGTCACCTAGAATGAAAGTGCCACCTCATCCTTACCCCACCACACTTGGAGCATCCTGCTGGGGGAACCGTGCTGGAGCTGATGCAGCACAGCCTGGTTTGGGGTAACCTGGGGTGAaatgaggagagagagggattatttcacatttcaggaggctgagaggagaacTTATTGCTTAAAGGAGGTTAAAGAGGGGGGTATTGGTCTGTTCAATGAAGTTACAAGTGttaggacaagaggcaatgggatCAAgtggcaccaggggaggtttggattGGATGTTAGATGAATTTCTTCACCGAAAGGGTTAttaggcattggaacaggctgcccagggcagtggtggacttgccatccctggagagatTTAAGACTGGTATAGATatcatcatggcttggcttcatgAATGAAGATTTAAgtgcttagggatatggctaagttaaggtcttgtcagtgttaggttatggttggacccgaaggtcttttccaaccaaggtacttctgtgattctgtgaaggcTCGTGTTGAACAGAGAACCACCACAtcctcagcctctctttccCCACATACTCCAGCCCCCAACCACCTCAGTGCCCTGCCCAGTTTGTCAGCACCCCTCCTGTTAATTACTTCCAACAGCCAGGGACATGGTACTTAGTCCCTTTCATTTCTTcacctcctttcctcctccttcctttccacaTTGTCTATAAAAGCCCCTTTGACATTACTAGCCCCCACCACTCCATCagctccccctttccccccctccacaATATTTCCATCTCCCAGCAGCTTCAGACTCTAAATGGAGAGATATTTTGGgagattttccttccttctctgagGGACTTGCAGGTGCAAGGCCATACTTGGATGAGCTCTCCTTGGTGGCTCCATGGCAGGCCAGATGGATGTCCTGGGATGTGCAGCCGCACAAAACTTCTCCAGATCCACGACAGGAGGGCGCCTGGGCTTGCCTGGCCTTGCTCCCAGCACCTTGGCATGGGGCAAAGGCTTCCTCCGAGGCAGAGCTCGGTGCCCTGTTCTGGGAGAGCTTCTCACAATGTCTGAGGAGGCTGCAACAGCTGCACTTTTagcaggaactgctggagggccCTTGTCTTTGGCAAGCGGCCATGTCTGTGGGGCTGGGTTTCTCTGGGGAGGATCAGAGGTCGCTGCCACCTCCTTTCTCAATGTGTCTTCTCCTCCTGGCTttgcaggggctgggggggaacTGGTGTCTTGAGCAATCCCCTTCTTCAGTTGCACCAGCCATCTCGGGGTCTCACTGACAGCAGGAGGGGGCAAATGCTGTCCCACACTCTGATCTCTACTGTGAGATGGAGCTCTGCTGAAGTCCAACCTCCTGACCCGGGCAGGCTCAGGAGGTGGCTCACCCTTGGAGCCTGGTGcaggggatgctgcagagcCACTTCCTCTGGGAGGATCTATCCCTTGGAACTTTGCCCGAAGGTGCCTCACCATGGCCTCTTTCCCCTCCAGATGTGTCTGCAAACAAGAAAAGCTCCAGTTAAAGCACCATGGAGGAAAACAAGGCAGAGTCCCCTTGAGAATGCAGCATTTCTTCAGCTTGGGCTGACACTAAGCCTCTTCCATCAAATGTGATCCTGGAACAtgcctgagaaaaaaatacagggcTGCACCAGATCAGGAACAGGTCCTACCACCATGGGGGCATCAAGGAGGTGTTTAACCTCTGCATCTGTCTacatgtgcatgcacacacacattttagGTTAGAAACTTTGTGAGATCTTCAGCTGCACATCTGTATTGAGTAACCTGTATTGATTATTGATTGTCAGAAAATCATATCATCAGATTTTGTGATTTGTTGTAATAATGTCAGTCAATCTTATTTTACTGCTATTGCAAATCACACCAGGCCCACACTTCCCTGTTTAAAGCACCACACTGAAACCTCAACCCCCTTAGCTGTAAAATGTTGATCAAGTCTGGGACCAGGAGTGGATCCAGCTGCACCCAGACTCCTCTCTGATAAgtactttagaaaaaaaggggaTCCACTCTGACCCTCCTGACTCAACAGGAGGGccttcctcattcttttccctAATTCCTGTGCAAATCACTCCAACCTGACTCAGTCTCCCCTCACTGTATAAATCATTTCCTCTGATCCCCATGTAAGTCATTCCtatctaattccaacccctaCACATCCCTTCCGCAAATAGAGGGAACCTTGCCACTAAATTCTGTTAAGTCACACTTTCATAAATCTATATTAGAATCACcttttcttgacatttttattAGTGATTCTCTGAGTGACTTCAAGACCTTCCACTTTCAGATGCAGCAGCCACTGAAACTCATCCTGCCAAAGCCTCTGTGCAAAAAACCAgtcccagaggcagcagctctgccctaCTTTCATGGCCAGTGGGGTTTCCTGTGCTGCTCACACTGTGAACTGGGACATGCTGACCCCAGTGTAGAGCTGCCCTGACTTCctgaatgactgaaaaaaagctttttctgaagCCTCCAGAGAAAGGCtgccaggaggagaggggacGACTTCTGGAAGAAGAGTGCCAAGCTCAAGGTATGGCCCAACATCTTCCTAAGCTGCTCAGATACACCTGATGAGAGAGAGGATGATCATCTTGCCTTCCTCCATCTCTCTCCCACCCCCTTGTCCCTGGACCACAGTGTCCCTTTGCACTGGAGCTGTTCCTTGACCAGGGACTTGCAGAGTCCCCAGGTGTACCTGTGGGATAGAGCACCACTGTCACCAGGATCAATCCCAGCTTTTGCTGTACATTTTGCACTGTTTGATGTTCTCCTGAGCTCAGTGACCGAGTGCGGCCTCCTCCTCTTACACAGATTTTATACCCATCCCAACATCACCAAGTAAATATTCTGACCAAGGGGTCAGAAACCTTTGAAGCTCCAACCACCTCAAATGTACAGGCAGACTTTTTCTTCCAGGAGGATCCCTCGCAAGGACCTGCCAAAGCCTTTCCAAGCAGGACACACAGCTTCACTCCCAGCACTCTGCCCCAAggtgcagagcagcccaggtCCAGTTCTTACTCACCATTTTCCATCAGCAGACACTTTCCTGTGTGCTCTCCTCCTTTCTGAAGGCCACCAGAGGCATCCAAGTAGGATTGGTACAAGGCAAACCTCTCCAAAGTCCCTCTCTGCTGAAACAATAAGCTCTTTGCTAATGGCTGATGAGAAGTTGTGTGCAGTGCCAGGAAGTCGCTGTAGAGTGACtgtgaaagagcaggaggagaaagaggaggtgGAGCTCCTGGTGCAATGCTATTTAAACTTGAAGCCCATGAAACCCTGCTCCCCATAAGAGTCTCATCCAGAAAAGAACCTGGGGTTCAGGAAGCAACTCTGGGATGTGAGGGATGGGCTGCTGAGAGGATCAGGAGGGGGCTTATGTTCTTGTCCAAGGGTGGCCAACAAGAATCTACTGCAGGTCAGGTCTTCAGAGACCCATGGGACCTGCAGAGGATAGAGGCAATTTGTGAGGGTCACACAGCAGAACCAGCATGGCCCAACACGAGTGGGTTCTGCAGGAGCACGGGAGGGCTGAGGAGAGGGCTATGGCTTTCCAGTGTATCCAAAACCAAGGGACATTTGCTCAGAGTCCTGCCAGGAAGCAGAGGAAGTACTCTGCATGCTGTGGGGCAGAGTTGGGCCATCTCTGTGTTGAAACCTCCTGGTTTTACCGTTTATTGCCTCAGAGGCAGGAAGGGTCTGAGAGGCTGAGCCACGGCATGAGGCAGGGATGGGCTGGCAGGTGctggtgtccctgtcccagggtAGCAtgtccctcctgccctctgggAAGATGGCTCACCAGCAGTGCCCACAGGAGCTCCTGCCTGTGGATGGTTTCAAGGACAAGGCAGCGTTGCATATTGGATTATGATTTGTAATAGTTTTAGATTCTCAGAGCAGCCGGATGATTTAATAAAGCCTCTCTGTCTGGGGTTGATGGGGCAAGCTTTAGTTAGCGCATCGAGGAGATGGGGAAGGCTGAGATAGGCTCGTATCTGCCAGGGAAGGCAGTCCCCAGGGTCATCAGGAGGGTGTGGGGCGCCCTAGATGAGCACTGGAGGGTTTGACCCCACCAGATGGAGGCAGGATAGAGAGGGGATTGTCAAGAGGTCCCACACCCCACCTGCGGGAATCCAACCCTCAGGATGAGGGTGACAGGAAGCTCAAGAGCCACGTTTGGAGCTTTCGGGTGAGGATGAAAAGCCGTATGTGGAGGTAATGGAGACCCCAAGGCCTGTGCCGGGGGTGGTCTAGGCTCACCCCGCTCCGGCTCGGGTGATTCCCTCCTCCACCGCACTCCCACTCTCCACGGGGCCGGACTCATCCCTGACCCGCGGCGGCCCCGCTCCGCCCTCCGGCCCGGCGCAGGCGCAGGGCTGGGCGCGGGATGGCGGCAGTGGCGGGGGCCCTGCCAGTGgcggtaccggtaccggtaccggtgGCGGGCACGGAGGCGGCGGGTCCgggggaggaggcggcggcgggcgcgggGCCGGCCGGGGCGAGCCGCCTGGCCCGGCTGCCGCTGGCCCGGGTGAAGGCGCTGGTGAAGGCGGACCCGGACGTCACCCTGGCCAGCCAGGAGGCCGTGTTTGTCCTGGCTCGGGCCACGGTGAGGGGCGGCGGCTGCCGGTGGGCACGGGGGTGTGCGGTGGGCGCGGCGGCCGTGAGGAGAGGGGAGGCCGAACCTCCGGGCTGAGGGAGCCGCTGGGCCGCTCTGGGCGGGTGCTGCGCTGTGTCTGGAGGAcgtgcttggtttttttaataagtatggggtggggtttttttgtttggttggttttgggttttaatGAGTTCTGGAGGGTTCGAGGGGTGTCTTCTGGTCAGCAGGTCGAGACGCAGCGGGGAGAGCTGTGAGCCCCTCCCGAGTTTTCCCGGCGGGAAGCGGGACGGTGCACTCAACCCTCGCCCGGCCAACCCTGGATCCTCCGGGAGCACCCGGCAGGGACCGGGAGTGCCGGGAAGCCGCGGGAGGAGCGGGGTGCGCGGCCGCAGGGGTCCCGCCGGGAGGGGTGGAACACGGGTGTGCGTGGAAACCTGCCCTGGGGCTTTGCTTCCTCCAGAGGGCTCTGTGCTCACCCCGGTTGCATCGTCAAGGTTTGCGATGTGGAGATCAGAGCAACCTGTAAcgggtttgtttggttttgttttttttttccctcctgtggAAAGTGCCTCCCGTGTCTCAGGAGAGGTGTGTTTGGTGGGATGGCTTTGGCATCGTGTGACACCGTCACTGTGTGGACTCTGTGTTCTCTCCTATTTGGTGCCTCCCCGCAGTAACTCCTCAGCTGAGGTATCTGCTGGGTGCCAGGTGAGGATTGTCCTGCTCAATCCACTTCATCTGCTGAGCACGGGACACCTTTCCTACTTCAGAAGgtgccccaggagcagctggttTGTAGCTGCTCTCCCAGAGGTGTTCAGAGGAACCATCTGTGTCCAGTGCACTCAGCCTTTTCTCCTCCATTGTTGCTTCACATCTCCATCACCATCCAGcaactttattttcaaagctatTTATTAGATAGGGGAAATGTTAAGATGGAAATTCTGGTTTCCTCTCACCATCTCATAGAACCTTTCCTCAGGATGTTCACTCTTCCCTCTCTTATCCCCTGTCTGAAACtgtcttggttttattttgcaggaATTGTTTGTTGAAACCATAGCTAAAGATGCATATGTGTACGCtcagcaaggaaaaaggaaaacgCTGCAGAGAAAAGACCTGGGTATGAGAGCATATTCTGTGCTATCCTTAGCAAAGGGGTGCTAGGAGGGAGGATTTTTCTACCTGACCCAGTGTGACGAAGCAACCATGGgtgcttctgtttctctgaagaTGGGAGAGCAAAACTTCTTTTCTACCAGATATTACACCGATAATTTCACACACCAGCTCCTCAACaagtaaaactttttaaagttgGTCACTGTACTGTGATGCAATTACAAATGCTGCTGTATGGAGCAGATGCAAAAATTGAGTTGGTTTATCTATATtaattgttttcaatttttcctgCAGATAATGCCATTGAAGCTATTGAtgaatttgcttttttggaaGGTAAGTTTCTATTTGGTTTCAGTATTTTGCGTAATCTGTTTCCTGAGGGAGAAAGGACTTAAATCATTTGCAGAACTCTCCCTTTCCACATCTTTAATAGTGTAACTTGTTCTCCCTCTTTCTGAGAGGTGAAACACAAATCAAGTGGTCCCTGAGACATTTACAACACTTTTTAGCTAAACTTGGTTTTACTTGCTTGTGATTTGCTTAAACTTCAAAAAGTTACTGCATATTCCTTTATCAGCTTATAAGCAAGTTTCATTTGATATAATTGCACTTCTGAGAGTGCACTTCTCAGAGTCCTGAGACTGCATATTgtttatagtaattttttttttcatttttaggtaCTTTAGACTGAGCTGGACAGAGATGGAGCTCCCTGGAAAAAGAGACTCCAGAGAGGCACGCGGGTTCAAAAATAGTTCCTAGAATTGAGACACTGAAATGGCAACCATATTTTGTAAAGTTTTAAGTTGTTGTAAGTTCCTTATTTAAAATGCctattttttcataaattcttTGTATGTCCTTTAGCTGGGCCATGCTGCAGCCTACCTTCCAGCTTTGCCCATGTTGCAGGGCAGTGGCTCAGGAGAGCAGTCCCTGCCCCAGACCTGTGATGGTGGTGTGGCTCAGATTCACAGGcatagttattttttaattttttttttttaatggaaatgtgtttttctttgtaaatactTGTTTATTGGccaaatacaataaaatttctgttgttgttgCACAGTTGTCCTGGTTCCGCTTCTGCTGGGACAGAGGGGAGGGTGTTCCTGTAGCACTGGTGTTCCTGCACAGCCTTGGGCTTGGCCATCACCAGCATCACCCCAGGGCTTCAAAACCTCCAGAAAATCCTGCACTGGTGCCACCACCCTCTGCTCAGGAGCCCAACCTTGCCTCACCGCCACTGCAAGAGAGCCCCAGATCACCCcagaagggggagggagggagctccAGGCCCAGCATGGACCCTCTGCCCCTTGTCCAGCTGCAAGACCAGCacttggtgaaaaaaaatcctaatgaAAATCCCTGCATTTGCCCTAAAGTGCCTGGAACCTTGCTCTCTCTTCAGTACTTTTTCCCATCACAGCCCCCGGGCAGTGCAGCCCCTGGGGaagctgcagcaccagcagaaggtgcACGGTGAGGAGGTGGCAATGCCCCAGAAGGACAAGAGCTACCACCAACCCAGAGAAGATTTCTCCTTCTGGCCTGTAGGGTAACTCACTAGCACCTTGCTGGAACCCTTATCCCCTCCAAAGACCCCCAGGCACTGCACAGGCCCAGCCCCCTcactggaaaatgaaagagagaacATTTAGATCAGACTTCAGCTTGAGAGGGGACTGAAGGACCCCACactgaaggtggtgagacactggttgcccagagaactTCTGGAAACCTATCATTGGAAGTgctcttttttccactttgcgGTTATATGCAAAGATACTTTTATTAACtccaaagaattaaaaattgaCCAATACCCCTCAGACAGGACGGCCACAGGGCCTTTGTGCCAGCAACACAGCACCCAAGCTTCAATAAACAAATCACTTCCTAAAGGACAGCACACACAAAGTGCTGCAGCCCCACATTTGGGGCATACCCACCCCACAGGAAAGTCCAGACACCCCTTGAGGAGGCAACAGCAGTGGCCAAGGGACAGACCTGGGCTCAGGGGTGGAAAAGGAAGCCCAAGTCGAGGGCATCAGGGATGTGGAGCTCATCCAGGTGCAGGGGGGAGGCAGTGAAGGGCAGGTGCACAGGGAAGAGGTGGCTGGTGTCTACCAGCAGCTGACTGGGGCCCTCTCCATactgctcctggagctgcttctgTAGGGACACATCCcgggctgctcagggagggtGCCCAAAGGACAACCCCTCCCTCACACCACCTCAACCCCCCAGGGCCTGCTCACCTCCACCCTGCTGATGAAGCTGGGGCTGACACGTTCCTCCAGCCCGGCAGCCGGGGTGTAAGCCTGGAGGATCTTCACAACCTGGAGGAGACAGTGGGGACCATGAACAGGGAAGGGCTTGGCACATCCAGATGCCTTTGGGTGTTTTGTGGTCCCCACCCCAGGGCATCTCTGGTGCACGCAGGGAGGCCAAGGAGCCCCAGGTGAGGATGAGTGGCAGGCAGCaaccaccccacccccccctgtacctgctggggtggcagcaaccccccaccccctgtACCTGCTGGGGTGACAGCACAGTGCAGAGACTGCAGAGTGCTCCAGCATCCTCCTCTGTCACCTTCTTCACCTGCAGCAGTTGAGCAGCCTGGACCAGGGGTTCCAGCACCTCACAGGCCCCactctgctgcagcccctctgcccgCAGCCACTGCTCCAGCTGGCTGATGTTGTACCTGCCAGGGACACCAGGTCAGGGAACACAGGCCATGCCCCAGCATCCCCGGAGACACCCAGCTCCCACAGGAACTGACCTGAGCTGGATGCCACGGCTCCAGGAGCAAGTGTCCTTTCTCAGCAGCAGGTAGTTGAGAGTGGTGCCACTGATGAGGAAGAGAAGCTGGCGCAGGGCCTGGTGCCCCACGCTGGGGGCCAACCCATGGTGGTCCAAGGATGCACGGAAGGAgcccagcacctgcagcagctcGGGCAGAGtgtgagcaggggctgctgaggAGCGGTGGGGgccaggagggcaggaggaggacaaGCCCTGGATGGGCTCACTCTCCAGCATGGCGGCAACTAAAGAGAAGGTAAAGGCTCATCAGAACCAGACAGAGCCCCTGAGCTGTGCATCAAGCAGCCACTACCCTGCTCCTGAGcttacaggaaaactggggagggacattttacaaGAGCATGGAGTCACAGTATGAGGGATGATcattttaaactggaagaggagagatttaggttgaacattaggaagaaattctttactgtgagagtggCGAGATCCTGGCCtaggctgcccagagaaactgtggctgtgccatc
This region of Heliangelus exortis chromosome 28, bHelExo1.hap1, whole genome shotgun sequence genomic DNA includes:
- the LOC139788166 gene encoding DNA polymerase epsilon subunit 4-like, whose product is MAAVAGALPVAVPVPVPVAGTEAAGPGEEAAAGAGPAGASRLARLPLARVKALVKADPDVTLASQEAVFVLARATELFVETIAKDAYVYAQQGKRKTLQRKDLDNAIEAIDEFAFLEGTLD
- the PRAM1 gene encoding PML-RARA-regulated adapter molecule 1 isoform X1, with protein sequence MTHLEGKEAMVRHLRAKFQGIDPPRGSGSAASPAPGSKGEPPPEPARVRRLDFSRAPSHSRDQSVGQHLPPPAVSETPRWLVQLKKGIAQDTSSPPAPAKPGGEDTLRKEVAATSDPPQRNPAPQTWPLAKDKGPPAVPAKSAAVAASSDIVRSSPRTGHRALPRRKPLPHAKVLGARPGKPRRPPVVDLEKFCAAAHPRTSIWPAMEPPRRAHPSYPKPGCAASAPARFPQQDAPSVVGDEDEIYDDVEPVGFLRKSQDFLLPSMSRLPAHPHPRGGGGAGQASNRVAFLAAAQREAHVSQKMKPMTLKECKKEEKADREFQKKFKFEGSISVLTQMMVDPAATEKRGGGKNLPLRRGEILDVIQFTNQEQILCRNSQRRYGYVPRAVMLHLDTDIYDDVETYGSDLH
- the PRAM1 gene encoding PML-RARA-regulated adapter molecule 1 isoform X2, which encodes MTHLEGKEAMVRHLRAKFQGIDPPRGSGSAASPAPGSKGEPPPEPARVRRLDFSRAPSHSRDQSVGQHLPPPAVSETPRWLVQLKKGIAQDTSSPPAPAKPGGEDTLRKEVAATSDPPQRNPAPQTWPLAKDKGPPAVPAKSAAVAASSDIVRSSPRTGHRALPRRKPLPHAKVLGARPGKPRRPPVVDLEKFCAAAHPRTSIWPAMEPPRRAHPSYPKPGCAASAPARFPQQDAPSVVGDEDEIYDDVEPVGFLRKSQDFLLPSMSRLPAHPHPRGGGGAGQASNRVAFLAAAQREAHVSQKMKPMTLKECKKEEKADREFQKKFKFEGSISVLTQMMVDPAATEKRGGGKNLPLRRGEILDVIQFTNQEQILCRNSQRRYGYVPRAVMLHLDTDIYDDVETYG